The genomic DNA ATCTTTACAACCTGATGCATGATGTAATCATGGAGGTGATTTAGCTCAAAATGGTCGTGAGATACATTTCTTTTTTGTTGATTCAGGATGTCTCTTATCTCAGAGTAGCAATCGTTACTCATGGTTGCTCGGCCCCCTTCTTTAGCTAAAATCTAAAAAACGGTCATCAAAGCTGACTCAGAAGGGTCTGACTTCCTCCAAAAATGAAAATATATAGAATTGTTTTATTACTGTTTGTCTATATATTATTTGGAGGGGCCGGCCCCTTTACTTTACAGCCAGCTCCGAACCGCCTTAAGGAAATTTAATACATACTTTTCATCCGTAAAGATAGTTAGTTATGCATTAAGCTTTTGTCCAGGACGAAGTAATTCAGGATATCCGTAGCTTCCGTGTTCACTCATATCTAAGCCGATAATTTCTTCTTCTTCGGTTACTCGAAGCCCTTTCATCACGACTTTCATTACGAATAAAATAGCAAAGGAAACAAAGAATGCATAGGCGCCTGATGTAAAAACTCCCAGTGCTTGAACCCCGAGCTGTTCTAATCCTCCGCCATAAAACAGTCCTGGTTTTCCGACTGTTGCTAATTCTTTGGTTGCAAAAAATCCTGTCGATAGCGTTCCCCAAACACCGGCCGTCCCATGGACTGACAGAGCGAAAATCGGGTCATCAATTTGTCTTCTTTCAAAGAATCGAATACTGTAGAAAACGAGAATACCAGCCACAAAACCAATGACAACGGCTGCCCATGTTTCGACAAAAGCACAAGAAGCGGTGATTGCAACTAAACCAGCTAATGCGCCGTTTAGCATCATTGGCACGTCTGCTTTACCATTTACAATCCATGAGATGATCATAGCTGCGACGGTTCCTGCAGCGGCTGCAAGGTTTGTATTAACTGCTACAAAACCGAAGAATGCTTTGTCGACTGATAACGTACTACCGGCATTAAATCCAAACCAGCCTACCCATAAAAGCAGAACACTTAATGCTGTAAATACCTGGTTGTGGCCTTCAAGATTATTAGCGGAGCCGTCTTTATTGAATTTTCCAATCCGTGGTTTTAATAAAATCGTTGCTGCAAGTGCTGCCATGGCTCCTGTTAAGTGTACAACTGTTGAACCTGCAAAATCCTGTTTGCCATGCTCTGCCAGCCATCCGCCGCCCCAAATCCAGTGAGCAATTGGAGGATAAACAAAGATTGAAAATAATACTGAGAAAACGAGATATGCAGATAATTTTGCCCGTTCAGCGAACCCTCCAAAAGCAATTGTTAGTGAGATTCCCGCAAAGGCCAGCTGGAATAAAAAGAATACGGCGCCGGAAAGTGATAAGCTTTTTACATCATATCCAGAATAAAAGAAATCTGAGAACCCAATAAGTGCGTTTCCTTTACCAAAGATTAATCCGTAACCGACAGCCCAAAAGACGAGTGATCCAATACTAAATGTAAGTATGGTTTTCCCGGCAATATGGCCTGCATTTTTCATTCGTGTCGAGCCGGTTTCTAGCAGGATAAACCCCCCAATCATTAAAATGACGAGAACAGCACCTACCATTACCCAAAGACTGTTCATTAGAAATGCAGTATTCATCATTTCGCTCCTTTCACATTTATGTAAAGTTTTGTTACATTAATTGTTATAGATATTGTTACATGCGATTGAATTTTATGCCATTAATTTGTTAGATAATCTGACAAATTTTTTGGTTTAATAATGAATTATCCTTTTCTAATATAAAAACCTGGTTCCATATAGGAATCCAGGTTTTTGATATTGCTCGCTGATCATCTGCTCACATTTGTATTTGGCTCATAATAGGCAAATGCTGTCATACTGCTTTTGATCTTTCTTCAAAATAAATAAAAATATTTGCAATAAATTTAGAAACCAATGCTGCTATTAAATAAACTAAGAGGATTTGAAAATAATTTGTTCCTTTGCCCAATTGCAACAGTCCTAATGCAGCCATTAATGGTACGTAAACAAATGAAAAGACAAAACAAAGCACGATAATGTATAAGTAATAATTTCGTTTATGATTTAGAGTCCATTGGTAAACCAACATGTATGCAACCGGTATTAATGAAATATCGATAACCATACCTGTTGGAAAAAATGGAAAAATTTTATATGGATAAAACCATAACACTTTGGAAACTCCCAAGAGATCCATATAATTAATCCATACATGTATATTAAAACCATAAAAACCTAACAACAATGCTTTTCTTTTGTCTATCAGAAAATAAAGCACGATTAAAGGAATGATTAAAAAACCGAGGTTTACCCAAAATTGCCAGTGTCCAAAGCTAGAATATTGATGCCAATAATCTAACCATGCGTTTGTTTGATCGAGTTGTATTTGTTTTAAATGTTCAATTTTGGCTTTTTGTTCAATATTCATGACGTACTCCTTGTGTAATTTCGTTAATTAAAGTTTCCAATTTAATGCAATTTATAATACATTTTAAGAAAATTTTTGAATATTGCTCCTTGTAATAATATGGTCTGTACAAACTCTTGCTAGTTGGCAAGCTATACCGGAGAATCAGCAGAATCCTTAAGTATAAGTTTCAGGTCTTATTTATAAATACATTTCAGGGCCTATTTTGAAATATTTGGACTTAATGTAAAGTTAGATTTAGAAAAACAAGTCGTTAAAAGATCAATCCACTTTTGTATAACATAACAATTTATCGAAAAGAGGAAAAAGGATGAAACGAATTTTAATTATTTTTTTTATTATTTTTAGCATTTATCTTCTATTTTTTGATCCTGCTTTCTTCCAATTGTTTCCTTTTATGAATCATGCCAATCAAGTAGAGATAACGAATAAAATTGAGAAGATTAAAATTGTGGTAAATGATGTCAGCACTAAAATTATTCCGGAAAACCGAAAAGATTTAAAAGCGGATTTAAACGGAAAAGCAAAATTAAGTGTTAAGCGCAGCGGGGAAGAAGTAGAGGTGACGGTGAAAAAGATTGGGTTTGGCAGGTTTTTATTTCATGACAAAACAAATCTAAATATTTATATCCCTAAAGATTATGAGCGAAAAATGGATATCGATGTAGGTTCTGGGAATTTAGAATTCTCCGGAGGCTCAAAAACCGAACGAATGAAATTAAGAAATTTATCACTGGACCTAGGTTCTGGAAACATGAAACTTAAGAATTTAGATATCAAAGACTTTAGATATGATGGAGCGTCAGGTAATGGCGAGATTTATTCACTTGCAGTCCAGTCAGGCTCTATTGATATCAGTTCGGGAAGTTTGCTTGTAAAAGACTATAATGGAGGTCTTGGAGCTGAGATATCATCTGGATATCTTGAAGCCCAAATGGATAAATTAACAGATTTTATGGATATAGAAGTAGGTTCCGGTGAGGTTAATCTTGATCTTCCAGATAATGCTGGATTTACTTTACATGGAAAGGTAAGAAGCGGTAATATTTCATGCGATTTTCCACTGAAAGACAAGAAGAGGGATAAAAGTAATATAAATGGAATTCACGGAAA from Bacillus methanolicus MGA3 includes the following:
- a CDS encoding CBO0543 family protein; translation: MNIEQKAKIEHLKQIQLDQTNAWLDYWHQYSSFGHWQFWVNLGFLIIPLIVLYFLIDKRKALLLGFYGFNIHVWINYMDLLGVSKVLWFYPYKIFPFFPTGMVIDISLIPVAYMLVYQWTLNHKRNYYLYIIVLCFVFSFVYVPLMAALGLLQLGKGTNYFQILLVYLIAALVSKFIANIFIYFEERSKAV
- a CDS encoding ammonium transporter; this encodes MNTAFLMNSLWVMVGAVLVILMIGGFILLETGSTRMKNAGHIAGKTILTFSIGSLVFWAVGYGLIFGKGNALIGFSDFFYSGYDVKSLSLSGAVFFLFQLAFAGISLTIAFGGFAERAKLSAYLVFSVLFSIFVYPPIAHWIWGGGWLAEHGKQDFAGSTVVHLTGAMAALAATILLKPRIGKFNKDGSANNLEGHNQVFTALSVLLLWVGWFGFNAGSTLSVDKAFFGFVAVNTNLAAAAGTVAAMIISWIVNGKADVPMMLNGALAGLVAITASCAFVETWAAVVIGFVAGILVFYSIRFFERRQIDDPIFALSVHGTAGVWGTLSTGFFATKELATVGKPGLFYGGGLEQLGVQALGVFTSGAYAFFVSFAILFVMKVVMKGLRVTEEEEIIGLDMSEHGSYGYPELLRPGQKLNA
- a CDS encoding DUF4097 family beta strand repeat-containing protein; the encoded protein is MKRILIIFFIIFSIYLLFFDPAFFQLFPFMNHANQVEITNKIEKIKIVVNDVSTKIIPENRKDLKADLNGKAKLSVKRSGEEVEVTVKKIGFGRFLFHDKTNLNIYIPKDYERKMDIDVGSGNLEFSGGSKTERMKLRNLSLDLGSGNMKLKNLDIKDFRYDGASGNGEIYSLAVQSGSIDISSGSLLVKDYNGGLGAEISSGYLEAQMDKLTDFMDIEVGSGEVNLDLPDNAGFTLHGKVRSGNISCDFPLKDKKRDKSNINGIHGNGEHQVNLKVSSGNINIY